The Ketobacter alkanivorans genome includes the window CCTCAAAAACCGTCGCTATCTGGATCGGGTACTGGAGGAAGAATTTGCACGGGGGGCTCGCTATGGCCACTGTTTGGGCATCTTATTGCTGGATATCGACCACTTTAAACAATTCAACGATACCTACGGACACCTGATCGGCGACGACTGTTTAAAAGAAGTTGCCGCCTCCATCCGCCTCGGGCTGCGCTGGCCAAGCGATCGCCCTACCCGCTACGGCGGCGAGGAGTTCTGTGTGTTATTGCCTGAAACCGGTGTTGAAGGCGCGCTGCGAGTGGCAGAGCGGATTCGCGAAAACGTGGAGAATATGGAGTTTTTGGTGAAGGGGGCACGGATACCGGTAACCGTCAGCATCGGGGTGGCCGCCATGGTGCCCAAGGTCGATGAGAAGTATGCGGATATGGTGTCCAAAGCAGATGAGGCTCTCTATTCATCCAAAGATAATGGCCGCAACCGAGTCACCCTGTATTGCGACCAAGCCGATGCTGAGCCACATCAAAGCTAGCACTTCGTAAAGTTAACGCAGCATTTGCGCTTAAGGTTTCGTTGTTTTCCAGCTTGATGCGCCCACATACACCAACTGCAACTGCCGGGTCAGCCTGGCCTCAAAATCCGCCTTGGCCTGAGAGCTCACATCGGCCAGATCCAATAGCTGAATCGTCGCAAACGCCACCACGGAAATCGTAAGATCCGCCAGGTTATCCATCATGGCGGGATCAAGATGGGGCAACAGATTAAAACGCTGCAAATCCGCCACCAGCTCCTTGGCAAAATATTGCAACTCACTGCGAACCGCCTGCCGAACCAGCGGCGTGCCGCCCGTCATGGATTGACACATGAACAGAAAGAACACTCGCTGAGACACAACATATTGGCAATACTGCTTTACTGAGTCATGAATAATGTGAGTGGGGTTTATGCGGTTTTGGCGTACCTCACGCATCAATTGACGCAGCACCAAACTCAGCTCGTCCACCAGGTTCAACGCCAAATCATCCAGATCCTTGAAGTGCCGGTAAAACGCCGTAGGCACCACGCCAGCGCGCTTGGCAACCTCACGAATACTCAAACTGGAGAAATGCTGCCCCTCTTCCACCCACTGCAATGCAGCATTCATAAGAGACTGACGAGTTAGTAATTTCCGTTCCTGACGGTTATTCATTCTTTTGAACTCAACTTGAATCAGTGTGCAATTGTACGCCGACTCTGGTCAAAATTTCCATAAGACTGAGTGAAACAGTATGACATTATGCTGCCACGGCATCACAAAAAACCCATTTCGGTTAACAACTGCACACCAATACATTTTTCATAACTAATTGTTATATATGTAATTTATTTGTAATACAAAAAATAATACTCACCATACGTTGACACCTGTTCCAACATTCGTGCACACTTGTACACACAACGAAAGCGGGAGATACAGCTATGCACTCACAAACCCCATCACTTCTACAGCGGGCACAGACCTGGATCAACAGCAGCCTGTTCAACACGAACCGGGCCGGGGAGTATTTTGAGTACCTGCTTGAAGGCGTAGATCCCATGTGGTCTGCCCTGGAGTGCAAAGCCAGAATCATGGAAGTGCGGGATGAAACGGCTGACACCAAAACCTGGGTGCTGCAACCGGTCAAGAACTGGGGAGGCTTCGTCGCAGGCCAACACATTCACATCACCTTGAGCGTGAATGGCGTACAGAGCACCCGGACTTTCACCATCTCATCCTCCCCCTATCAGTGGCAACAAAACGGCACCATTACCATCACCGTTAAAAGAGTGCCCAACGGCAGAGTGACAGGCTGGATGCATGACACCCTCAAAACCGGAGCCGTGGTAACCATAAGCCAGGCCCAGGGTGAGTTTGTGCTGGATAAGGATGTCGATGCCCCCGTTGGCTATATCGCTGCAGGCTCCGGCATCACCCCCATCATGTCCCAGTTACGCTGGATGAGTGCCAACAACATGCCGGTACCAGCCAATCTGCTGTATTTTGCCAACACCCAAAAAGATTTTATCTTCGGATCGGAAATCAAGGCACTGGCGCAAGCGGCGCGCCGCTTCACTGGCAACCTGATTGCCAGCTACGATGACAGCGACAGCAAACACAAGCTGCCCCAGTCCCCCATTTGCGCCGAACACATTCAAGCGCTGCTGGAGAGCAAGCCAGAGCAGATCTATCTGTGCGGGCCACACCCATTCCGCGAAATCGCCAAGCAGTTACTGGCCGAAGCCGGTTATAACCTAAAGCAGGTGCGAGAAGAAGCATTCGGGCTGCCCCCTATTAAAGTTGAGGCAGGCGCGCCGGTTAAAGTGAGCTTTGCTGCCAGCGCCGTGGAAACCACCACCGACCAGCCTGGCACATTACTGGACATGGCAGAAGGCGCAGGCCTGACACCCACTGCAGGTTGCCGTATGGGCATCTGCCACACCTGTAAGTGCAAAAAAACATCAGGCCAGGTTCGTAACGTCATTACCGGCGAGCTATCCAGCACAGAAGCCGAAGACATTCGCATTTGCGTATCCACCCCAGTCAGCAACGTCGAAATCGATATTTAAGGACGAGGAGTTCACAACATG containing:
- a CDS encoding TetR family transcriptional regulator, with the protein product MNNRQERKLLTRQSLMNAALQWVEEGQHFSSLSIREVAKRAGVVPTAFYRHFKDLDDLALNLVDELSLVLRQLMREVRQNRINPTHIIHDSVKQYCQYVVSQRVFFLFMCQSMTGGTPLVRQAVRSELQYFAKELVADLQRFNLLPHLDPAMMDNLADLTISVVAFATIQLLDLADVSSQAKADFEARLTRQLQLVYVGASSWKTTKP
- a CDS encoding flavin reductase family protein, whose product is MHSQTPSLLQRAQTWINSSLFNTNRAGEYFEYLLEGVDPMWSALECKARIMEVRDETADTKTWVLQPVKNWGGFVAGQHIHITLSVNGVQSTRTFTISSSPYQWQQNGTITITVKRVPNGRVTGWMHDTLKTGAVVTISQAQGEFVLDKDVDAPVGYIAAGSGITPIMSQLRWMSANNMPVPANLLYFANTQKDFIFGSEIKALAQAARRFTGNLIASYDDSDSKHKLPQSPICAEHIQALLESKPEQIYLCGPHPFREIAKQLLAEAGYNLKQVREEAFGLPPIKVEAGAPVKVSFAASAVETTTDQPGTLLDMAEGAGLTPTAGCRMGICHTCKCKKTSGQVRNVITGELSSTEAEDIRICVSTPVSNVEIDI